TCAGTCAGGACGTCTTTTTATTTCATGGAACTGTTGCAGAAAATATATCTTACGGTAGATTTGAAGCAAAAGAGCATGAAATAATCAAGGCAGCTAAGGTGGCTGAAGCACATGATTTTATTATGCAGTTACCTCAAGGATACAAAACAATTGTCGGCGAAAGGGGTCAAAAGTTATCTGGCGGACAACGACAGCGAATTGCGATCGCACGTGCTGTCTTAAAAAATCCACCCATTCTGATTTTAGACGAGGCTACCTCAGCCGTCGATAATGAGACAGAAGCGGCAATTCAACGCTCCTTAGAACATATTACCGTCAATAGAACAACAATTGCGATCGCGCACCGTCTTTCTACGATTCGCAACGCCGATTGCATTTATGTCATGGAATACGGACAATTTGTAGAATTAGGAACTCACGAACAACTCCTCAACCAAAACGGAGTTTACGCAAGTCTTTGGCGCGTACAATCTGGTCTAAAATAGGGATCGCGCAAAGACGTAAAGACTCCTAGAGAGACGCTTTGCGTTTTTGCGTGAGATTCTTCTTATCCAAAATCCCAAATTAATTATGTTCTTTGGTAATACCCAACCCGAAACAACAGATAACAAGTGGCGGCGTCAGTTAGATAGCTTTGTGAAAACACATCAACAAGAATTAGCAGCGCTGTCTTGGGGTTTGTGGTTAGAAAATGGTAACGACCAAGGCACTATAGGCATAGATCTACAACCAACGCCACATTTTGTTTATTGTCCCAAAGAAGCTGTAGAAAAACTAAATAGTAGCGTTGAAAACAGGCTTCAGGAAGTTATGGGAATTGTAGAGCATTACAATCCTGAAGTCGAAGTTCTGATGATAGGAATTGGCAAAGAGCAAATTAAGTTAATTCATTTTCAACCCGCAACCTCACCACCTGTCTGTTACGAACAAGTCGGTAAAGATGTCAATAGTTTATTGGAACAGTTGGAAGAGGAGTTAAGTCAAGAGTTAGTTATGTAGGGTGGGCATCTTGCCCGCCCATTTCATCGAAAAATTTTGTACATAGGGCTATGCTACCGCCTTATGCTTTATGTGTGGCATAGCCTTACCTACTTGCAAATTTCTAGAGCGCTCTGTGAGAAAATCGGTAGTACAAGAAAATTGCAATAATTGCACCTAAGACAGCAACAAACAAACCAGGAATACTCAGCGTTGCAGAAGTTAGAGTGAAAGTTCCTGTTTGCACTAAGTTAACCAATGTTCCGCCAACTAAAGCACCAACAATTCCCAAAAGTAAAGTAGCTAAAATCCCACCGCCTTGATAACCGGGATAGATAGCTTTTGCGATCGCACCAGCAAGAAGACCCAAAACAACCCAAGCAATAAGATTCATTGTTTTAATTCCTTTGTGTTCTGCACCGAACACGTCCTATTTTAATATCATGCAATACTTTGCTTCATCTTTCATCAGAAACAATCCCAGCTTTTCTGGAGAAAGAGAATAAGGTGTTAGAAGTTACAATTGATTAAGTCTTGAGAAGGTATAGCTCGCTCTAAAGTTATACTCATTGCATAAATATTTGTAAGTAGGGATTTTCCAAAAATCCATTACACATCTTGTGGTGCGGGCATCTTGCCTGCTCTTAATAAATCGCGGGCAGAATATCTCTCTTTCATGAATCGCGGGCAGAATATCTCTCTTTCATGAATCGCGGGCAGGATGCTCGTCATCAATGAATCGCGGGCAGGATGCTCGTCATCAATGAATCGCGGGCAGGATGCTCGTCATCAATGAATCGCGGGCAGGATGCCCGCACTACAAAAAATTTTGATGTTTTTTTAAAATTGGAAGTTACTAGTAACTGTTATTATCGTTTTTAGCAGTAAAAATAAACATTGTAAAAATGAATTTAGAAACTGAAAACTCCCAGGAAATTGTTGAATTGAAAACAGAAGCGCTCGCCAAACGCAATCAAGGAGAAGTTCTATTTGAAATCAAAAAAATCATACCCGATAACTCAACAGAACACCCAACCAATCGCTCTATTGAACCCTCTCATGAGGTTATAGAACTGATCGATTCATTCGTTAGTCAACAAGGATGCCATAATCTGGGAGAGCGTTGGAGAGAAATTAGTCAAGAAGAAGCTGAAAAAATTATAAATTTTATTATGACGAAAGATTTAGCTTATTCTGTAGAAATTATGTCTTCTCAAGAAGCTCAGCAACTTTCTTCTAAAGTGTTAACTCTGTTTACAGGAGATTGCAAATATTTTACAAATGCATCATTTGTAAACAATTTTTCGGGAATGAGTGAATGGAATTCGATTACAGAATCAACCTTTGATACAGGAGTCATTATTGTTAGTGGCGATCGCATTGGTATGTTGTGGGTTCAAGATGAAGATTAAGTAAAAGTAAGTAAACGCCACCCATAAATCATCAACTCATATGCTAAATAGTAATTCATTCATTAATTAAATGCAGTTTGATATGTCTAAATTAGTTCCACCTTTCAAGGTAATGGGGGGAGCAATATTACTGCTGTCCTTTTTTATTTTTAGAGCCAATAGTGCCACAATTTTAGAAGGATTTGAGTCTGGAGATCGAGAAAATTACGCACCTGCTGAGGTGAAGATTAGTACAGGTATTTGGAATTTAAACAATGCTGTAATTAGTAATTCTCGTTCTCCTTCTACTTCTCTCCCTTCCAATACTACTCGGATAAGCCATTCTTTCCTCCCCTGCACAAAGGTGCTTGTCTTGATGAAAAATCTTGTTAACCGAGCAGTATTGAACCCCAAGTGCCTACAGTAGCAACTTCACAAGTTTTAAAATATTACCAAGGCTTTTGGCGATTGTTACGAGAGCAGTCAAATTGTGAAGTGCCACTTTGCACAGTCAACATTAACTCTATTTCGTTAATATGTATGAAGCCGTACCACGATAGGGTATATCTTGAGTCGCGAGCTAGCAACAGCAGTCAATAGACCTGTTGCTGTTTAAGTGCTGCCTTAGGATATCCCCGATGCATCGATGGAACTTGACGAGCTAGTCCAAGAAGCCCAATACCTTCTCTAATGTGGGGTAGGTAATCTCTCTAAGGAGGAACTCAACGTGTTCAAGCAACTTCTGACAGGTAGCTGTATTTTTCTTTTCTTGCTTGTCGGCAACCTGTCGGTTCAAGCACAACCAAAACCAGTATCCCCATCCTCATCCCCTCAATCTCAGCCTCCAGCATCCAATACTCCAACCAACACCCAAGTTAGTTCAGAAGAACTTCAAAAATTTGCACGCACAATAAAACAGTTGATAGGTATTGAGCAGAATGCAAATCAGGAAATGTCCCAGACGATCACTAAATCTGGTTTAAGTCAACAACGATTTATGGAGATTTATAAATCACAGAAAACCCCTTCTGCTCAACCAACACAAGCAGTCAGTTCCCAAGAAAAGCAGCAGTTTGAGAAGGCATTCACAAATTTGAGGCAGATTCAACAACAAGCTGAGACTAAAATGAAACAGGTATTGCAGACCGAAGGGCTACAACCAGAACGCTTTAATCAAATTGAAGCAGCCGTCAGACAAGATCCAGCGCTTCAGAAAAAAGTGCGCGAGATGATTAAGGGATAGTCTTTCAGAACAAG
This genomic interval from Scytonema hofmannii PCC 7110 contains the following:
- a CDS encoding GlsB/YeaQ/YmgE family stress response membrane protein — protein: MNLIAWVVLGLLAGAIAKAIYPGYQGGGILATLLLGIVGALVGGTLVNLVQTGTFTLTSATLSIPGLFVAVLGAIIAIFLYYRFSHRAL
- a CDS encoding DUF4168 domain-containing protein, which produces MFKQLLTGSCIFLFLLVGNLSVQAQPKPVSPSSSPQSQPPASNTPTNTQVSSEELQKFARTIKQLIGIEQNANQEMSQTITKSGLSQQRFMEIYKSQKTPSAQPTQAVSSQEKQQFEKAFTNLRQIQQQAETKMKQVLQTEGLQPERFNQIEAAVRQDPALQKKVREMIKG